In one window of Tenacibaculum mesophilum DNA:
- a CDS encoding CoA transferase subunit B, translating to MLDKNGIAKRIAKEVKDGYYVNLGIGIPTLVANFVRDDIEVEFQSENGVLGMGPFPFEGEEDADIINAGKQTITTMPGASFFDSATSFSMIRGKHVHLTILGAMEVAENGDIANWKIPGKMVKGMGGAMDLVASADNIIVAMMHTNKRGESKLLKKCSLPLTGVGCVTKIVTNLAVLEIKDSKFYLLERAPGVSVEEIQAATEGTLIVEGDIPEMNI from the coding sequence ATGTTAGATAAAAACGGAATAGCGAAAAGAATCGCAAAAGAAGTAAAAGACGGATATTATGTAAACCTTGGTATCGGAATTCCAACATTAGTAGCCAATTTTGTTCGTGATGATATTGAAGTAGAGTTTCAATCAGAAAATGGAGTATTAGGTATGGGACCTTTTCCTTTTGAAGGAGAAGAAGATGCTGATATTATCAATGCAGGAAAACAAACTATAACAACTATGCCAGGAGCTAGTTTTTTTGATTCTGCTACTAGCTTTTCAATGATTCGTGGTAAACATGTTCACTTAACTATTTTAGGAGCTATGGAAGTAGCTGAAAATGGAGATATAGCAAACTGGAAAATACCAGGAAAAATGGTAAAAGGTATGGGGGGGGCAATGGATTTAGTAGCCTCTGCCGATAACATTATTGTAGCAATGATGCATACCAATAAAAGAGGAGAATCGAAGCTACTTAAAAAATGTTCCTTACCATTAACAGGTGTAGGTTGTGTAACTAAAATTGTAACCAACCTAGCGGTATTAGAAATTAAAGACAGTAAATTTTACTTATTAGAAAGAGCACCGGGAGTATCTGTAGAAGAAATTCAAGCAGCTACAGAAGGAACTTTAATAGTCGAAGGAGACATTCCAGAAATGAATATTTAA
- a CDS encoding CoA transferase subunit A, whose amino-acid sequence MINKKVNNVQEALQGVQDGMTFMLGGFGLCGIPENAIAELVKIGVKDVTCISNNAGVDDFGLGLLLQNRQIKKMISSYVGENDEFERQMLSGELEVELTPQGTLAEKCRAAQAGFPAFYTPAGYGTEVAEGKETREFDGKMYVLEPAFKADFAFVKAWKGDAAGNLIFKGTSRNFNPNMCGAATITVAEVEELVPVGELDPNQIHIPGIFVQRIFQGEKYEKRIEQRTVRQRS is encoded by the coding sequence ATGATAAATAAAAAAGTAAATAACGTACAAGAAGCATTGCAAGGTGTGCAAGATGGAATGACCTTTATGTTAGGAGGGTTCGGTTTATGCGGAATACCTGAAAATGCTATTGCTGAGTTAGTAAAAATAGGAGTAAAAGATGTTACTTGTATTTCTAATAACGCAGGAGTTGATGATTTTGGCTTAGGGTTGTTATTGCAAAATCGTCAGATAAAGAAAATGATTTCTTCTTATGTAGGAGAAAATGATGAATTTGAGCGTCAAATGTTATCCGGAGAATTAGAAGTAGAATTAACACCTCAAGGAACTTTAGCCGAGAAATGTAGAGCAGCACAAGCAGGATTTCCAGCATTTTATACTCCAGCAGGTTATGGAACAGAGGTAGCAGAAGGAAAAGAAACTCGTGAGTTTGACGGGAAAATGTATGTATTAGAGCCAGCATTTAAAGCAGACTTTGCTTTTGTAAAGGCATGGAAAGGTGATGCTGCTGGAAACTTAATTTTTAAAGGAACTTCAAGAAACTTTAACCCTAATATGTGTGGGGCAGCTACAATTACAGTTGCTGAGGTTGAAGAGTTAGTTCCAGTAGGAGAATTAGATCCAAATCAAATTCATATTCCAGGAATTTTTGTACAACGCATTTTCCAAGGAGAAAAATATGAGAAGAGAATTGAACAACGAACAGTAAGACAAAGAAGCTAG